The DNA window GCAATAATACCGGCATCACGAACAGCACCTGGTTTTGTTTCCTCCATGATACTTTTACCCTCATCAAGCAATCCCTGCATGGCATCGCATTTTTTAGCCTGTGGTTTTTTACCCAGCGCAGCAAAACAATCCTCTAATCTCTTTACCTGCTCTTTAGTTTCAGCCAAATGAGCACCTATTGCATCTTTCAGCTTTTGATCGGTAGCATTCTTTTGCATTTTTGGTAATGCTTTAGTCAATGCCTTTTCTGCCCAATAAATATCTTTTAACCCATCTTCAAACAAATCTTTTAATTCTTTTGCTGCATCTTTTTTCGCCGGAATCTTTTTTGCAGAAACAGATGTTACCTTACTTTTTGCAGGTGTTGTCTTTCTGGTACTTGGTGTTTTGGTTTTAGTTGCCATAAATAATATTTTTAATGATTTGTTAATAATTTATTAACCATAACAATAATAAAGCCAAAGATTTTTAAATAAAACATCATTTACTTATTAATACATTGGCGTGTTTTTTGGATAGCATATAATATATTTTCTACATTAATTAAAATAGCCACATCATTTTAACTGAAGAATAATTCTTGGGGAAAAATTTTCCTCAAAGACAATTGTTCTCGTTTCGCTAGCATATCTTATCTTACTTTTTGGCTTATACATGTAAAAAACATTTTGCAGAACCATAATATATAGATTTCATTTTGGTAATCTATAGGAAAATACAAATCAAACCATCAAAATATATATACAATGAAAGACCCTAAAAATCAAAAAGACCCCAAATTAGATCAACTTCAGAACCATACCACTGATAATACTGATCAGAATCTTACCACTAATCAGGGATTAAAAATCAATAATAATCAGGATTCATTAAAATCTGATGATCGGGGACCAAGTCTGCTTGAAGACTTTATCCTTAGAGAAAAGATCACTCATTTTGATCATGAAAGAATTCCTGAAAGGATTGTCCATGCCCGAGGTTCAGGAGCTCATGGCATATTTAAATTAAATAAAAGCTTAAAAAAATATACTAAGTCAAAATTCTTAGGAGAAGAAGGTAAGGAAACTCCTGTTTTTGTCCGTTTTTCCACTGTTGCCGGAAGCGCAGGGAGTACCGATTTAGCGCGTGATGTAAGAGGTTTTGCTATTAAATTTTATACAGAAGAAGGTAATTATGATTTAGTAGGTAATAATATTCCTGTATTTTTTATTCAGGATGCTATGAAATTCCCTGATCTTATTCATGCCGTAAAGCCTGAACCCGACAATGCAATTCCACAAGCTGCTTCAGCACATGACACTTTTTGGGATTTCATTTCGTTAATGCCGGAAAGCATGCATATGATTATGTGGGCAATGAGTGACAGGGCAATCCCGAGAAGTTACAGGATGATGGAAGGCTTTGGGGTTCACACCTTCAAATTTATTAATGAAAAAGGAAAAATGCATTTTGTGAAATTTCATTTTAAGCCTAAACTGGGAGTTCATTCTGTAGCTTGGGATGAAGCCACAAAAATATCTGGAAAAGATTCAGATTTCCATAGAAGAGATTTATGGGAAGCTATTGAAAATGGAGCATTTCCGGAATGGGATTTTGGTGTACAGATCATCCCCGAAGAAGATGAACACCGATTTGATTTTGATTTGTTGGATCCAACCAAATTAATTCCGGAAGAAGAAATACCGGTGGAACTTGTAGGTACTTTAACACTCAACAGAAACCCAGACAATTTCTTTGCTGAAACAGAACAAGTTGCTTTCCACCCGGGACACCTGGTTCCTGGAATTGATTTTACCAATGATCCATTATTACAAGGAAGATTATTTTCCTATACAGATACACAATTATCGAGGTTAGGATCTCCTAATTTCCATGAAATACCTATCAACAGATCCATCAATACGGTTCACAATAATCAACGGGACGGACATATGCGCCAGCAAATTGTAAAAGGCAAGGTAAGTTATGAACCCAATACTATGGGTGGAGGCTGTCCATTTCAGGCCATGATGAAAGACGGTGGATTCTCTACACAAAGTGAAAGGGTAGATGGCAGTAAAATACGCGCCAGAAGTCAAAGCTTCGTAGATCACTATTCCCAGGCTAAATTATTCTATAACAGCCAATCTGTTGATGAAAAACGACATCTTCAAAATGCCATTATTTTTGAATTATCTAAGGTCACTATTCCTGCCATCCGTGAAAGAGTGGTTGGACAATTGGCTTTTATTAATAAAGATTTAGCTTCTACGGTAGCAAAAAAAGTAGGGGTAGAGGCTACCAAACTGAAACAGCCTAATGGAAGTATACCCGCAGATACCAATCCTAAAACATTACAAAGTCCTGAAAAAGAACCGCTGACAAAAAGTTCTGAGGCACTAAGTATGGCCAATACCGTGAAAGATACGATAAAGAGCCGTGTCATCGGTTTTATGATGGAGAATGGGGTGAAAGCAGATGACGTAAAAACATTACAATCTAAGCTTCAAAGTAAAGGAGCCGTAGTTCAGATCATTTCCGGAAACTTAGCTCCTGTTAAGGCGGATGATGGGACAATTTTTGAGCCTAAACATTCTCTTACAAGTACGTCCAGTGTATGTTTCGATGCCCTTTATGTATGCAGTGGTAAAAAATCGGCTGAAAATTTAATGAACGAAGATAATCGACCGGGAACGCTGTTATTTGTTAATGAAGCTTATAAACACTGTAAAGCCATTTACTTTGGAAATGAAACAGATTCAGTTTATCAGGCAAGTCATATTAAAAATAAAAAACATGACGATCCTGCTGTTATTACTGCTGAGAACAAAGATGCCGATACCCGATTCATCAAAGCAATTGCCAATCATCGGGTTTGGGAATTAGAAAAAGAAAGAAATAACCCAGTTTAAAACTTGATTAACATGCAACTTCAACAGACTTTACTTGATTATATCAGCCAATCTTTACTTACGATCAACGAAACCGTTTCAGTTGCTGAAACGGTTACATCTGGTTTTTTACAATTTTCGTTTTCACAAATGCAGAATGCCTCCTTATTTTATAAGGGTGGACTTACTGCTTATACGTTAGAAGAAAAAGTGAAAATCTTAAATGTTGACAGAAAAGAGGCTGAAGAATGTGATGGTGTATCACAAAAAATTGCCAATACAATGGCTCTTAGCGTAGCCAAATTATTCTCAACACAATGGTCAATAGCCATTACAGGATTTGCCACACCAAGTCGATATTCGGATTATAATCTTTTTTCTTTTTTCTCAATTAATTATAAAAATGAAATTGTTCTTTCCAAAAGAATAGAATTGCCTTATAAAACTTCAGCAATGAAGGCTCAGCTGTATTATGCTGAGTTTATATTAGGATGCTTTAAAAGCAAATTGAACCAACAATTGATATTAAAGTAAAATGTATAACAGCAGACCTAACTCTCTAACAAGATGAATAAATTCCCTTTTCATTAATCATGATGAAATATTAATTCATCTTTCAAACTTATTATTATGAAAAATATTATATTAAACAAAATCACAGATCAACCCATACGTTTTACAGGAACTGTCATCGCATTTATTGTAGTCGGAGTATTGGTTCTTGTATGGGGTATCCTGGGATCTGTCTTTTCTTTCTCACCCACCTGGAGAATAGCCATCAGTACAGGGATAACCTTAATTACCTTTTCAATGATTTTCTTTACTCTAAAATCGCAAAATAATGATTCAAAAGCAATGCAGATAAAATTAAATGAATTGGTTAAAGCCCATGAACAGTCAAATAACCGGATCGTTGACATAGAAGATCATACAGAGGAAAAATTTCAAAAACTATATGAGAAAAGAAGAAAAATTGATTCAAACCAAACTCGTTTGAAAAACGAACAACATGCTTCTAATCATCGTTACAAATAAGTTTTATCCTTTTTAAGGAATCAAAATAATTACTGATACCGCAATTATAATTGTTTATAAATGCATGATATTTGCTTATTATAAAGTAGCCAAAATTCAAAAAAAAGTAAAATATGAAAACGGATATTCTAACAGAAAAGTACAAATTAGGATTAGGAGGAGTAGCTATAGGAACTGCTTTTGCGGCTATTACGGACGATGAAGCGCACAATATTCTGCAGAAAGCATGGGATCTGGGGATACGTTATTATGATACATCACCCTGGTATGGATTGACTAAAAGCGAAAGAAGGTTTGGCAAATTCCTACAGGACAAAGACAGAAATGACTTTGTCTTTTCTACAAAAGTAGGTCGGTTATTTAAAGAAGTTCCTGAATCTGAAGTTCCACCTACCATGTGGAAAAAACCACTGAATTATGATTTCAAACATGATTACACAGCCGATGCTATCAAAAGATCGATAGACGACAGTCTTGAAAGAACAGGATTGGATCGAATCGATATTGTGTATATCCATGATCTATCAGAAGATCAGGTAGGAGACCGGTATCCATACTATCTGGAACAGGCTAAAAAAGGAGCCTTTAAAGTACTTTCAGATCTTCGTGATCAGGGAATTATCAAAGCATGGGGAATGGGAGTCAATAAGATTGAGCCTATTTTAGACTGCATAGAGGCAGCAGATCCGGACATCTGTCTTTCTGCCACACAATATTCTATTTTAGAACATGAAGATGCTGTAGA is part of the Chryseobacterium paludis genome and encodes:
- a CDS encoding YciE/YciF ferroxidase family protein → MATKTKTPSTRKTTPAKSKVTSVSAKKIPAKKDAAKELKDLFEDGLKDIYWAEKALTKALPKMQKNATDQKLKDAIGAHLAETKEQVKRLEDCFAALGKKPQAKKCDAMQGLLDEGKSIMEETKPGAVRDAGIIAASQKVEHYEIATYGTLAAYAKVLKQNKCLRALLKTLGEEKKCDVLLTSIADTALNKKAMN
- a CDS encoding CinA family protein: MQLQQTLLDYISQSLLTINETVSVAETVTSGFLQFSFSQMQNASLFYKGGLTAYTLEEKVKILNVDRKEAEECDGVSQKIANTMALSVAKLFSTQWSIAITGFATPSRYSDYNLFSFFSINYKNEIVLSKRIELPYKTSAMKAQLYYAEFILGCFKSKLNQQLILK
- a CDS encoding catalase, with amino-acid sequence MKDPKNQKDPKLDQLQNHTTDNTDQNLTTNQGLKINNNQDSLKSDDRGPSLLEDFILREKITHFDHERIPERIVHARGSGAHGIFKLNKSLKKYTKSKFLGEEGKETPVFVRFSTVAGSAGSTDLARDVRGFAIKFYTEEGNYDLVGNNIPVFFIQDAMKFPDLIHAVKPEPDNAIPQAASAHDTFWDFISLMPESMHMIMWAMSDRAIPRSYRMMEGFGVHTFKFINEKGKMHFVKFHFKPKLGVHSVAWDEATKISGKDSDFHRRDLWEAIENGAFPEWDFGVQIIPEEDEHRFDFDLLDPTKLIPEEEIPVELVGTLTLNRNPDNFFAETEQVAFHPGHLVPGIDFTNDPLLQGRLFSYTDTQLSRLGSPNFHEIPINRSINTVHNNQRDGHMRQQIVKGKVSYEPNTMGGGCPFQAMMKDGGFSTQSERVDGSKIRARSQSFVDHYSQAKLFYNSQSVDEKRHLQNAIIFELSKVTIPAIRERVVGQLAFINKDLASTVAKKVGVEATKLKQPNGSIPADTNPKTLQSPEKEPLTKSSEALSMANTVKDTIKSRVIGFMMENGVKADDVKTLQSKLQSKGAVVQIISGNLAPVKADDGTIFEPKHSLTSTSSVCFDALYVCSGKKSAENLMNEDNRPGTLLFVNEAYKHCKAIYFGNETDSVYQASHIKNKKHDDPAVITAENKDADTRFIKAIANHRVWELEKERNNPV
- a CDS encoding low affinity iron permease family protein translates to MKNIILNKITDQPIRFTGTVIAFIVVGVLVLVWGILGSVFSFSPTWRIAISTGITLITFSMIFFTLKSQNNDSKAMQIKLNELVKAHEQSNNRIVDIEDHTEEKFQKLYEKRRKIDSNQTRLKNEQHASNHRYK
- a CDS encoding aldo/keto reductase, producing the protein MKTDILTEKYKLGLGGVAIGTAFAAITDDEAHNILQKAWDLGIRYYDTSPWYGLTKSERRFGKFLQDKDRNDFVFSTKVGRLFKEVPESEVPPTMWKKPLNYDFKHDYTADAIKRSIDDSLERTGLDRIDIVYIHDLSEDQVGDRYPYYLEQAKKGAFKVLSDLRDQGIIKAWGMGVNKIEPILDCIEAADPDICLSATQYSILEHEDAVDRLLPAVKKAGVQLVSGAGYNSGFIAGRDRYNYKDVIPKGMTEKRDRIAKIAKKYDTNIIHAALQFVLAADEFAAIIPGASKPDQVKDNMNGLNAVIPPDFWNELKSEGLIYEKVQTTDYQ